One genomic region from Torulaspora delbrueckii CBS 1146 chromosome 4, complete genome encodes:
- the KAP95 gene encoding karyopherin beta (similar to Saccharomyces cerevisiae KAP95 (YLR347C); ancestral locus Anc_4.180), producing MSAAEVAHLLENTILSVDQGLRVASETQLKKLSNENFLQFAGLLSSVVVDSGAKLEARILAALSLKNELVSKDSVKSQQYAQRWVATIDPASKEQIKVNAINGLMESSEPRVANASAQLIAAIANIELPRGEWLDLMKTMVDNTSPSQPENVKRASLLALGYICESADPQSQVLVSSSNNILIAIVQGAQSSEPSTDVRLAALNALADSLVFIKNNMEREGERNYLMQVVCEATQAQDSDIQTAAFGCLCKIMSLYYPYMKPYMEQALYALTIATMKSTDDKVSSMAVEFWSTICEEEIDIAYELTQFPQSPLQSYNFALASLKEVVPELLNLLTRQNEDLEDDDWNVSMSAGACLQLFAQNCGNHILEPVLQFVEQNITSENWRNREASVMAFGSIMDGPDRTQRTYYIHQALPAILNLMNDSSVHVKETAAWCIGRVADLVVDSIDPQQHLPGVVQACLIGLQDHPKVATNCAWTIINLVEQLAEAKPSPIYTYYPPIVDVLIKAANRPDNEFNARASAFSALTTMVEYATDAVAEISASISTFVMDKLGQTMSIDETQLNMEDKQSLQELQANVLTVLAAVIRKSPTSVASVSDMLMDLFFKILDKKDSSYIEDDVFYAISALASSLGKDFEKYLETFSPYLVKALNQVDSPVSITAVGFIADISNSLEEDFNKYATAFMNVLGQMISTENSMRELKPAVLSVFGDIASNIGPNFTPYLNEVMALCVAAQNTKPENGTLEALDYHIKVLESVLDAYVGAVAGLHANPEALFPYVGTIFQFISLISEDPQLYGEDSTARSAVGLIGDISAMYPDGSIKQFYAQEWITELIKKTRSNMSFSQSTKDTARWAREQQKHQLAL from the coding sequence ATGTCGGCCGCAGAAGTAGCCCATTTGTTGGAGAACACGATTCTCAGTGTCGATCAGGGGTTGCGAGTGGCCAGTGAAAcccagttgaagaaattgtcgAATGAGAACTTTCTTCAGTTTGCGGGACTGCTATCCAGTGTGGTTGTTGATAGTGGGGCCAAATTGGAAGCTAGAATTTTGGCTGCattatctttgaagaatgagCTTGTGTCGAAGGATTCTGTAAAAAGCCAGCAGTATGCGCAAAGATGGGTCGCGACAATAGATCCAGCTTCCAAGGAACAGATTAAGGTCAATGCTATAAATGGGCTTATGGAAAGCAGTGAGCCGCGTGTGGCGAACGCTTCTGCCCAATTGATTGCAGCCATCGCTAATATAGAATTGCCAAGAGGGGAATGGCTAGACTTGATGAAGACTATGGTCGATAATACAAGTCCCTCGCAACCGGAAAATGTCAAGAGAGCTTCGCTGCTGGCGTTGGGGTACATTTGCGAGAGTGCAGACCCTCAAAGTCAGGTCCTAGTGTCGTCGTCTAATAATATACTGATCGCTATCGTACAGGGCGCACAATCCTCTGAGCCTTCTACCGATGTGAGACTAGCTGCATTGAACGCTTTGGCtgattctttggtttttatcaagaataatATGGAGAGAGAAGGTGAGAGGAACTACTTGATGCAAGTTGTGTGTGAAGCTACCCAGGCACAGGATTCTGATATCCAAACGGCGGCTTTCGGTTGTCTGTGTAAGATCATGTCACTTTACTATCCTTACATGAAACCATACATGGAACAGGCATTGTATGCACTTACGATCGCCACTATGAAGTCTAcagatgataaagtttCTTCCATGGCAGTTGAATTCTGGTCAACTAtttgtgaagaagagatcgaCATCGCTTATGAGTTGACGCAGTTCCCACAATCTCCTCTACAGAGTTATAATTTCGCGCTTGCTTCGCTGAAGGAAGTCGTACCCGAATTGTTGAACCTATTGACGAGACAAAACGAAGACCtcgaggatgatgattgGAACGTTTCGATGTCTGCCGGTGCATGTTTGCAATTGTTTGCGCAAAACTGTGGTAACCATATCCTAGAGCCCGTATTGCAGTTTGTTGAACAGAATATCACGAGTGAAAACTGGAGAAATCGTGAAGCTTCGGTGATGGCCTTTGGCTCTATCATGGACGGTCCAGACAGAACTCAACGTACTTACTACATTCACCAGGCTCTACCTGCGATTCTAAACTTGATGAACGATTCATCGGTTCACGTAAAGGAAACCGCCGCTTGGTGTATTGGTAGAGTCGCTGATCTCGTGGTCGACTCTATTGATCCTCAACAACACTTACCTGGTGTCGTACAGGCTTGCTTAATCGGTCTTCAGGATCACCCCAAAGTTGCCACAAACTGTGCCTGGacaatcatcaatttggtCGAGCAGTTGGCCGAAGCTAAACCATCGCCAATTTACACATACTACCCACCTATCGTCGACGTGTTGATCAAAGCGGCAAATAGACCTGATAATGAATTCAACGCTCGTGCATCAGCATTCTCTGCGTTGACTACGATGGTCGAATACGCCACTGACGCTGTGGCGGAGATCTCCGCTTCAATCTCGACTTTTGTCATGGATAAATTGGGTCAAACGATGAGCATCGATGAGACACAACTTAATATGGAAGACAAACAAAGTTTGCAAGAACTGCAGGCAAACGTCCTCACGGTTCTTGCCGCTGTCATTAGAAAATCTCCAACAAGTGTTGCTTCGGTGTCTGATATGCTAATggatcttttcttcaagatacTGGATAAGAAGGATTCTTCCTACATTGAGGACGACGTTTTTTACGCCATTTCTGCATTGGCTTCATCACTGGGAAAAGATTTCGAAAAATATCTGGAAACTTTCTCACCTTATCTGGTGAAGGCTCTAAACCAAGTGGACTCTCCAGTTTCTATAACAGCCGTTGGTTTTATCGCAGATATCTCGAattctcttgaagaagatttcaacaagtaTGCCACTGCCTTCATGAACGTCTTGGGGCAAATGATCTCTACTGAGAATTCGATGAGAGAATTGAAGCCAGCTGTTTTAAGTGTTTTTGGCGATATCGCTTCCAACATCGGTCCTAATTTCACTCCGTACTTGAACGAAGTGATGGCTCTATGTGTCGCTGCTCAAAATACAAAACCAGAGAACGGTACTCTGGAAGCTTTAGATTACCATATCAAGGTGCTTGAGTCTGTTCTCGATGCTTACGTCGGTGCCGTCGCAGGTCTTCATGCCAATCCAGAAGCACTCTTCCCATACGTTGGTaccatcttccaattcatctCTCTAATCAGTGAAGATCCACAATTGTATGGCGAAGATTCCACCGCAAGATCCGCCGTAGGTCTTATCGGTGACATCTCCGCTATGTACCCTGATGGCTCTATCAAACAATTTTACGCTCAAGAATGGATCACCGAGTTaatcaagaagacaagaagCAACATGTCTTTCAGTCAATCCACTAAAGACACTGCAAGATGGGCAAGGGAACAACAGAAACATCAATTGGCCTTGTGA
- the CAX4 gene encoding dolichyldiphosphatase (similar to Saccharomyces cerevisiae CAX4 (YGR036C); ancestral locus Anc_4.179) has protein sequence MASSESSFNPNLIPFDDTYILYDSQDPLSFLSAYFSLIPIAVLIFQLSWFITTREFEACIMAAGQVANEIFNNIVKAIVKQPRPMSFGESFQNATMRSGYGMPSAHSQFMGFFCMYTSLRYCLRWKGLTRRKRLLGIMVVTTLATCVCFSRVYLQYHTPGQVLVGFAVGLCTGSTYFLIVGLLRELKVIDWVLTWRIAQWLYVKDSCNLAPITIREEYIQYQQRLEKKRRVY, from the coding sequence ATGGCCTCCTCAGAATCGTCCTTCAACCCCAATCTCATACCATTTGATGACACATACATCCTATATGACTCGCAAGATCCGCTTTCCTTTTTAAGCGCTTATTTCTCCCTGATCCCAATCGCAGTACTGATCTTTCAGCTATCATGGTTTATCACTACTCGTGAATTCGAGGCCTGTATCATGGCAGCTGGCCAGGTAGCCAAcgagatcttcaacaatatTGTCAAAGCGATCGTGAAACAACCTCGTCCCATGTCATTTGGCGAATCCTTCCAAAACGCAACCATGCGGTCAGGCTACGGAATGCCCAGCGCACATTCACAATTCATGGGGTTCTTTTGCATGTATACTAGTCTACGTTACTGTCTCCGCTGGAAGGGACTCACtagaagaaagagattaCTAGGTATCATGGTCGTTACTACTCTAGCAACCTGCGTATGCTTTTCACGAGTGTATCTACAATATCACACCCCAGGACAAGTACTTGTTGGTTTTGCAGTGGGCCTTTGTACGGGTTCCACTTACTTTTTAATCGTGGGATTGCTCAGAGAATTGAAAGTGATTGACTGGGTCCTTACATGGAGAATTGCTCAGTGGCTTTACGTCAAGGATTCCTGTAACTTAGCACCAATCACTATAAGGGAAGAGTACATTCAATACCAACAACGGCTTGAAAAGAAAAGGAGGGTTTACTAG
- the TDEL0D02720 gene encoding uncharacterized protein (similar to Saccharomyces cerevisiae YGR035C and YLR346C; ancestral locus Anc_4.178), with product MSSTLQLGNGSSAMACTFSHTMASFVSNFMVTPVITVLYRGRGRQVSTKPNVITRNDLLRTAEMNDIHASRRSSYSSDGSNARRESHRKHRRSKRPQATAQI from the coding sequence ATGTCAAGCACATTGCAATTAGGAAACGGATCGAGTGCGATGGCTTGTACTTTTTCACATACGATGGCATCTTTCGTGTCGAATTTTATGGTAACCCCTGTTATCACGGTACTTTATAGAGGCCGCGGACGACAGGTAAGCACTAAGCCAAACGTTATAACGAGGAATGACCTGCTGCGCACAGCGGAGATGAATGACATCCATGCTTCAAGGCGGTCTTCATATAGTAGTGACGGTTCAAACGCTAGACGCGAGTCTCACAGGAAACACAGGAGGTCCAAAAGGCCGCAAGCGACAGCCCAAATATAA
- the TDEL0D02730 gene encoding bifunctional fructose-2,6-bisphosphate 2-phosphatase/6-phosphofructo-2-kinase (similar to Saccharomyces cerevisiae YLR345W; ancestral locus Anc_4.177), which produces MAAVLSDEEELINGLGSEMLMPPTGNHMARTGKRWSGSGSGRVNDLKRPTSDGVHLSVEAEDYISPGQLYSTESGRLFHAGRILIVLVGLPATSKTLLSVAITRYTRWLGVRTKSFHVSEYRRKQGLEVPDDYFSALPATKEGMESRKKIFSTVFDEMLSIFLETKGQLAVYDALNIRRDERKDLEAKFRALNIKVLFIESVMTDNDLVARNIGMAAQSADYKGLTKEKARSAFMRRLLVNKPLYEEISPEENLSYVKYINFGERLIVNNNRYGYLINKIVFFLMNLRDKKGCVYFARCGTSDNDKYIDDEVLNSDGLRYSEILADLVLDRINSRRLSRHGTPNSSANGSTPVPDEMGKKESSLIPTMATLHRTASRGNHKMRQVADWDGADEDSFVVWTAPRKRTYDTAKFFMDKGVVIRQRFQLQQLHPGLVADLTEEQIKEKYPEEYGEYLKDKYHYRFPRAESYHDLAVRMEPLLLEMERMQGDILIIGHESTLKVLYGYLMACTCEELPSLSFPRDELIEISFSPFQNKAERIPIPQD; this is translated from the coding sequence ATGGCTGCGGTTTTGTCTGACGAGGAGGAACTAATCAATGGGTTAGGTAGTGAAATGTTAATGCCACCTACCGGTAATCATATGGCAAGAACCGGTAAAAGGTGGTCTGGGAGTGGAAGTGGTCGTGtgaatgatttgaagcGTCCGACATCGGATGGTGTGCATTTAAGTGTGGAAGCTGAGGATTACATATCTCCGGGGCAACTTTATTCTACTGAATCTGGTAGACTGTTTCATGCTGGTCGTATACTAATCGTATTAGTAGGTCTTCCGGCAACCTCTAAGACTTTGCTGTCGGTTGCTATTACTAGATACACCAGGTGGCTAGGAGTCAGGACCAAATCCTTCCATGTTTCGGAGTACAGGAGGAAGCAAGGTTTAGAGGTACCTGATGACTATTTTTCTGCTCTTCCTGCGACTAAGGAAGGTATGGAGAGcagaaagaagatctttAGTACtgtctttgatgagatgtTGAGTATTTTTCTAGAAACTAAGGGACAATTGGCAGTATATGACGCATTGAACATTCGCCGCGATGAGAGGAAAGATTTAGAGGCTAAGTTTCGTGCTCTGAATATCAAAGTGTTGTTCATTGAATCGGTGATGACGGATAATGATTTGGTAGCTCGAAACATCGGTATGGCCGCACAATCTGCCGATTATAAGGGATTGACGAAGGAAAAGGCTAGGTCGGCTTTCATGAGGCGGTTGCTCGTGAACAAACCACTATATGAAGAGATATCACCAGAAGAGAACTTGAGTTATGTGAAATATATCAATTTCGGCGAAAGGCTAATCGTCAACAACAACCGGTACGGGTACCTAATCAATAAGattgtcttcttcttaatGAATCTTCGCGATAAGAAAGGTTGTGTCTATTTCGCACGTTGTGGTACCAGTGATAACGACAAGtatattgatgatgaagtcTTAAACAGCGATGGACTGCGATACTCCGAGATTTTAGCAGATTTGGTGCTCGACCGTATAAATAGCAGAAGGCTGTCTCGCCATGGAACACCCAATTCATCAGCCAACGGGTCTACTCCCGTACCGGATGAAATGGGGAAGAAGGAAAGCTCTTTGATACCTACTATGGCTACATTACACAGAACAGCGTCAAGGGGTAATCACAAGATGAGACAGGTCGCTGATTGGGATGGTGCCGATGAGGACTCGTTTGTCGTTTGGACAGctccaagaaagagaacTTATGATACtgccaaatttttcatggATAAAGGTGTGGTAATCCGTCAAAGGTTCCAACTGCAACAGCTACATCCTGGTCTTGTAGCCGATCTCACCGAGGAACAGATCAAGGAAAAATACCCTGAAGAGTACGGCGAATATTTGAAGGACAAGTATCACTACCGCTTCCCAAGAGCTGAGTCATACCACGACTTGGCCGTAAGAATGGAACCACTTCTCCTTGAAATGGAGAGAATGCAGGGAGATATTCTGATAATTGGACATGAATCGACCTTGAAAGTGCTATATGGGTATCTTATGGCCTGCACATGTGAAGAACTACCAAGCTTGAGCTTTCCCCGCGATGAGCTGATCGAAATTTCGTTTAGCCCTTTCCAAAACAAAGCAGAAAGAATTCCTATTCCCCAAGATTGA
- the RPL26A gene encoding 60S ribosomal protein uL24 (similar to Saccharomyces cerevisiae RPL26B (YGR034W) and RPL26A (YLR344W); ancestral locus Anc_4.176), whose amino-acid sequence MAKQSLDVSSDRRKARKAYFTAPSSQRRFLLSAPLSKELRAQYGVKSLPIRRDDEILVTRGSNKGQEGKISSVYRLKFAIQVDKVTKEKSNGASVQLNLHPSKVVITKLHLDKDRKALIERKGGKLE is encoded by the exons ATGGCTAAGCAATCTCTAG ACGTTTCCTCTGACAGAAGAAAGGCCAGAAAGGCTTACTTCACTGCTCCATCTTCACAACGTCGTTTCTTGTTGTCTGCTCCTCTATCCAAGGAGTTGAGAGCTCAATACGGTGTCAAGTCTTTGCCAATCAGAAGAGATGACGAAATTTTGGTCACCCGTGGTTCTAACAAGGGTCAAGAAGGTAAGATCTCCTCCGTTTACAGATTGAAATTCGCCATCCAAGTTGACAAGGTCACCAAGGAAAAGTCAAACGGTGCTTCCGTTCAACTAAACCTTCACCCATCTAAGGTCGTCATCACCAAATTGCATTTGGACAAGGACAGAAAGGCTTTGATCGAAAGAAAAGGTGGTAAGTTGGAATAA
- the TDEL0D02750 gene encoding uncharacterized protein, with translation MNPITVLFHLALAYTSFTGIDLADASAVDVEVVTDQVSKVTIDLNQLMDQAGTNSESSDASAKVLSYIVNSDSPVNSVVEAYDAAIDAGDISLATVYATKLMGLIESVDDLISDIYAAPDYYSEIIPKQLITGAASQLAKRDQVDNDATRVLDALLNIMGTNATAQSNQLDDGTTGLVRRDQCGNYNVDTSNVVALSVFNSMRGQIDGNMWYPNDPRNFCRWYEDLRGCISWSTDVGGMPGNALQSWAADMSNCIPDAHPKSLKSLFAFGVSQGSTYVCGSGRPDGC, from the coding sequence ATGAACCCCATAACAGTATTATTTCATTTAGCACTAGCTTACACCTCCTTCACTGGGATTGACCTAGCCGACGCATCTGCAGTAGATGTGGAGGTAGTGACTGATCAAGTTTCTAAGGTCACGATTGATTTAAACCAGCTAATGGATCAAGCAGGTACCAACAGCGAGAGCAGTGATGCTAGCGCTAAAGTTTTAAGTTACATAGTTAACAGTGATAGCCCTGTTAATTCTGTAGTCGAAGCCTACGATGCAGCTATTGATGCTGGTGATATATCCCTAGCCACTGTATATGCTACCAAGCTCATGGGTCTTATTGAGAGTGTGGATGACTTGATTAGTGACATCTACGCGGCTCCAGACTATTACTCAGAAATTATCCCTAAGCAGTTAATTACTGGGGCAGCAAGTCAGCTGGCAAAAAGAGATCAGGTTGATAATGACGCAACCAGAGTGCTAGATGCTCTATTGAATATAATGGGCACTAATGCGACCGCCCAAAGCAACCAATTAGATGACGGTACAACGGGCCTGGTACGCCGTGACCAATGTGGCAACTACAACGTCGACACTAGCAACGTTGTAGCTCTATCGGTATTCAACTCCATGCGCGGGCAAATAGATGGAAACATGTGGTACCCTAATGACCCTCGGAATTTCTGCAGATGGTACGAGGATTTGAGGGGGTGCATTTCATGGTCGACAGACGTTGGTGGTATGCCAGGTAATGCATTACAGAGCTGGGCTGCGGACATGAGCAACTGTATCCCAGATGCGCACCCGAAATCATTGAAGTCACTCTTTGCATTTGGAGTATCTCAAGGGTCCACCTATGTTTGTGGATCCGGTAGGCCAGATGGCTGTTAA
- the TIM21 gene encoding Tim21p (similar to Saccharomyces cerevisiae TIM21 (YGR033C); ancestral locus Anc_4.175): MKLGGMSTTARRPSQLGMASIGSSSRKPVCQLGLFKSYSTFNPQSAASPRDKPKNKVSLWTKLKSFTTFTASGTLVIGAAGLSAVVIYLILSELFSPSGDTQIFNRSVSMIEKDEVARSLLQCHDTADSKERLKAYGESFTSDKWTRNRPIVSTTKVDKTGKAHHFMRFHVESKKKRGLVHIEAVDSDNSYQPAFTSVYLDVPGESRHYLIKPKVHKIAKPSGFLGVNWGPKKA, from the coding sequence ATGAAATTGGGTGGAATGTCAACAACTGCCCGAAGGCCATCACAACTGGGGATGGCATCCATCGGAAGTAGTTCCAGGAAACCTGTGTGTCAACTAggtcttttcaaaagctaCTCTACTTTTAATCCACAATCCGCTGCCTCTCCCCGTGACAAACCCAAGAATAAAGTTAGTCTTTGGACAAAATTAAAGTCCTTCACGACCTTTACTGCCTCAGGAACTTTAGTCATTGGTGCAGCTGGTCTCTCAGCAGTTGTTATCTATCTAATTCTCTCAGAACTGTTTTCACCTTCCGGTGATACACAAATATTCAATCGTTCAGTGTCAATGATTGAAAAGGATGAGGTAGCAAGATCACTATTGCAATGTCACGACACAGCTGATAGCAAAGAGAGATTGAAGGCTTATGGTGAAAGTTTTACGAGTGATAAATGGACCAGAAATAGACCTATAGTCTCTACAACGAAGGTCGATAAGACAGGGAAAGCACATCATTTTATGAGATTCCATGTTGAatccaagaagaagagaggTCTAGTTCACATCGAAGCCGTTGACTCTGATAATAGCTATCAACCAGCTTTCACATCTGTGTATCTCGATGTGCCCGGTGAGTCCCGTCATTATTTAATCAAGCCAAAAGTGCATAAGATTGCTAAACCCAGTGGATTCCTTGGTGTCAATTGGGGTCCCAAGAAGGCCTAG
- the GAS2 gene encoding 1,3-beta-glucanosyltransferase (similar to Saccharomyces cerevisiae GAS2 (YLR343W); ancestral locus Anc_4.174) has product MMILNLKFSAAMIMSALSSINIAAAAPAQAAEIPTIEIMGNKFFDSVSGDQFFMKGIAYQPSRSLDDLESATDTYETKYIDPLADPQICLRDIPYLKELSVNTIRVYSIDPTKSHDECMQALADAGIYLLLDLAEPDVSICRNKPTWDVNIWNRYKDVVDVMHNYPNVLGFFAGNEVTNDKTNTDASPFVKAAIRDVKNYIKFRGYRQIPVGYSSNDDADTREQLAQYFACGEICADFYGINMYEWCGYSSYGTSGYKERTIEFKDYPLPIFFSEFGCNLVRPRPFTEVGALFGSKMSETWSGGLAYMYFEEENAYGVVKVNDEGEVEKLDDFEFLKGEFTKAKPNKVTKSEFLRELPERKELKCPSSSKNWQSSNHTPPKPDVDKCNCLNKILPCQVLPYENPAEYNNLFDLVCGKVDCSDIAADGKKGVYGKFADCTAEQKLALQISKLYVQSKDSSDTCPIGGKNVYFNSDYKKISKGDKCSKIELDYMSIHSNVTSKNSSAETSGEKATTAVPNSTKVGAGSITQYKNSGCAILFVTIFIASFLL; this is encoded by the coding sequence atgatgatattgaatCTTAAATTTTCTGCTGCAATGATTATGAGTGCACTGAGTAGTATCAATATCGCTGCTGCCGCTCCTGCGCAGGCTGCAGAAATCCCAACTATTGAAATCATGGGGaataaattctttgattcgGTTTCTGGTGATCAATTTTTTATGAAAGGTATTGCTTACCAACCGAGCAGAAGCTTAGATGATTTGGAATCTGCGACGGACACCTACGAGACAAAGTATATTGATCCCTTAGCAGACCCACAGATTTGTCTCAGAGATATTCCATATCTTAAAGAGTTGAGCGTGAACACTATCCGAGTATATTCGATTGATCCCACCAAGTCTCATGATGAATGTATGCAAGCACTGGCCGATGCAGGAATTTATTTATTACTTGATTTAGCCGAACCAGACGTTTCCATTTGCCGTAATAAACCGACTTGGGATGTTAACATTTGGAACAGATACAAAGATGTTGTTGATGTAATGCATAATTATCCTAATGTTTTAGGCTTTTTCGCCGGTAACGAAGTAACGAACGACAAGACCAATACTGATGCTTCGCCATTCGTTAAGGCGGCTATAAGAGATGTCAAAAATTATATCAAGTTTAGAGGATATCGTCAAATTCCCGTCGGTTACTCATCTAATGATGATGCTGATACAAGAGAGCAATTAGCCCAATATTTTGCCTGCGGTGAAATTTGTGCTGATTTCTATGGTATCAATATGTATGAGTGGTGTGGTTATTCTTCATATGGCACAAGTGGCTATAAAGAGCGTACTATAGAATTCAAGGATTATCCTCTAcccatttttttttcagagTTCGGTTGTAACCTCGTCAGACCTAGACCATTTACTGAAGTTGGCGCGTTATTTGGATCTAAGATGTCAGAAACATGGTCAGGCGGGCTAGCTTACAtgtattttgaagaagagaatgcTTATGGAGTTGTTAAAGTCAATGACGAAGGTGAAGTGGAAAAATTAGATgactttgaatttttgaaggGCGAATTTACCAAGGCAAAGCCCAACAAGGTTACAAAGAGTGAATTTTTAAGAGAATTGCctgaaagaaaagaattaAAATGTCCCAGTTCCTCGAAAAATTGGCAGTCAAGTAACCATACTCCTCCAAAGCCAGATGTGGATAAATGCAACTGCTTGAACAAAATCTTGCCGTGCCAAGTACTTCCCTATGAAAATCCAGCAGAGTACAACAATTTATTTGATCTTGTCTGCGGAAAGGTGGATTGTTCTGACATTGCAGCTGACGGGAAGAAAGGTGTTTATGGCAAGTTTGCTGACTGTACTGCtgaacaaaaattggcTTTACAGATCAGTAAACTTTATGTTCAAAGTAAAGATAGCTCTGACACCTGTCCAATTGGCGGTAAGAACGTTTATTTTAACAGCGACTACAAAAAAATATCGAAAGGAGACAAATGTTCGAAGATCGAGCTTGATTACATGAGCATTCATTCAAATGTGACGTCTAAAAATTCATCAGCTGAAACTTCAGGTGAAAAGGCCACAACCGCCGTGCCCAACTCCACTAAGGTGGGCGCTGGTTCAATTACTCAGTACAAAAATTCGGGATGTGCAATTTTATTCGTTACCATCTTCATTGCTAGTTTCCTGCTTTGA